Below is a genomic region from Scomber scombrus chromosome 3, fScoSco1.1, whole genome shotgun sequence.
atgctttatttttcttcagatTGTAAATGGATACTTTGTGCACTTCTTTGCTCCACCTGACCTACCCAGAGTCCCAAAGAATGTGGTGTTTGTGATTGACAGGAGCGGCTCAATGAGTGGAAGAAAGATTTCACAGGtaaaacatgttgtatgttGGTAAGTTACATACTGTGTGCATCACTGTTTGTACATCTTCATTTGTGAACTTGTGAACTTGTGTTGCAGACTCGGGAAGCATTGGTCGCCATTCTGAAAGACCTCCACGAGCAGGACCACTTTGCTCTCATCCTGTTTGATGATAAGATTGTCACCTGGAAGGAGTCTCTTACCAAAgcaattaagaaaaatgtggcTGACGCCATTGCCTATGTAAACGAACTAAGGACCAAAGGGTGTAAGAGGAAAATGAATGGCACTTATTTTAATgccaaatgtttttgttcacttCTTTATTCAAATGGctagaaatgtattttctgtctttatatGTACTGCACACACATCCTATGAGTAGGatctaaaaatgtttcaaattagCTTTTGCAGACGTATGATAACAATGTTATTTAAGCATGATAAACTGCCTATACAATAgttataaagaaaaagaaaaaacatatcaacagaaaaatgtgatgatatgtGTGTTAGGAATTGATAGGAAGAATAGTTCGAGAATGTTAATCTTTTCATTGTGTCATTGCCTTTCAGCCACCAATATCAATGGTGCCGTACTAAAAGCAGTGAAAATGCTGaagaatgacagaaaacaaaagaagctTCCAGAGAGGAGTGTGgatatgattattttattgactGATGGGATGCCAAACCACGGTGAGCCATTTTAATGAGGAAAAGTATCATCAGAGGTCCTCAGAGACTGGATACAGCAGCTCATCATACATTTAACATGTAGCTAACAATCTTTCACTTGCAAtcttgaaaaatgtcttttatctCAGGGTAATCAAAGGATGTAGTTTTTGGGTTTCTGGGTTCACCTGTTTATCAAGAAAGACTTGGAGAACTTGCGATAAAGATTGAAAAGTTGCTAGTTTTGAAGCATGCATGATCCTCTCTAGATTTGTAAAAGCAACAGTTTgattcacaatcaaattccaaAGTTTCAATTTGTGACAAGCTTTTGAAAattttacaaatacatttagCAACTGTATCATTGCAAGGAACTGCAAGGCTTTCATTGCATACTCCCACATAATTAACctgcatatatacacacagggCTGTCTGACCTCCCTACAATCCAGGAGAATGTGCGTTCTGCTATTGGCGGGAAATTGTCTCTCTTCTGTCTTGGATTTGGAAATGATGTGGATTACTCCTTCCTGGATGTGATGTCCAAACAAAACAAGGGACTGGCCCGCAGAATCTATGAGGCCTCAGATGCAGCTGTTCAACTCCAAgtaggggagaaaaaaaaccaaagggACTGCCAATGCAAGTTTGAGTGCTGTATTTTCACCTCCAAGGTTGCCTGATATCAGACAGGATTGTTAACTCATTACACAGTAGAGTGGGCAGATTCAAAAGTCTGGAGCCAGGCAACCTTTGGGGATCAGACATAGCATGATTGGGGTGTGTCTTTGTTTCAGGGTTTCTATAAGGAGGTGTCCAGCCCTCTGCTCCTGGAGGTGGACCTGAATTACCCTGACAACACGGTAGACTTCTTGACCAAAAACCATTACAGCCATTTGTTTAATGGCTCAGAGATCGTGGTGGCTGGAAAGCTGAGTGGCAACGACCTGGATAACTTCCTGGTGGAAGTGTATGGCCGGGGGGTGAGAGATGGACAGCAAAACATCAATCAGAACGAATGAAAATACGAGTGTTTGGTCCTTATTCTCATTTGAAACAATCCCTATGACTGAATATTGAATGGTGTGAATGATATTATGAATTAATCGAGCTAAAGTATATTGTGTAGTCCCCTTTGTTTTCCTTCAAACTAACATGAGGCCTCAGTAGGGATCAATTATCTATGCCATGATGCTGTTACTGATCTTTACTCTTCCATTTTTTTATCAGATGATAGTAAACCTtgcatttttcctctttctctagCCTGATGACGAATTCCAGGTGCAGGGAAAGGCCAGTGTGGTAAACTGGGATGTGATCTACCCACAACAGCAGTACATTTTTGGGAATTTCACAGAGCGTTTATGGGCTTACCTCACCATCCAGCAGGTACTGGAAAACAGGTGTGTTCATCTTAATTGCCTATACCTCTAGCAAGATTTGATGTAAGAGTATCTCACAATCACAATAACAGATAActcaaaaaaaatgttatgataATTTTATAGAGAGGACTTCTTATTCCACATCATAAATATCATATGACATTAATGAACAACCAAtctcctctcattctcttttttcttccaggGACATTGGTACgcagcaggagaaagaaaacaacacagctaAGGCCCTGGACATGTCCCTGCGGTACAGCTTCGTCACCCCACTTACCTCCATGGTGGTCACCAAGCCTGAAACTGAGAATGGCACAGAAAGCACTCTCATTGCTAATAAACTGACTGAGGGTGAGAGCAATGTTTCCATTCATGTttaatttgtcctttttttttgtaagaataaaaaagatttgtttATAGACTACACAGTCTGAATCTGGAAGATTTGCAGCCGGTGGCTCATGGCAAAGTCTTTCTTTGTCTGCAAATATAcagcacattttaacattattaataatCTGTTGAATCAGTAGATCAAAGTGGAACCAActttgtattgtatgttttgCAATTGTTTCCCTGTTTCACAGAccagagacagaaagcagagaggcaCACTGGTACGACAGTCAACTCAATTCTATGATATTCCATATGCATCTCATATTGGGATGAGCAAGTTTGATAATGTCTGCTGTCATTGTTTTTGATAATAGGTTCCTCTGCCAAGGCTGCCAGTTCACATAGTCAATTTGATGGTAAGATTTTTATACATACGATTAGATTATTAGTCCTTCTTTTGCTTAAAACcactattaaaaaaactgtCCCAACTCCTGACTCATGGTTAGAAGTGGGAAGTGACAGTCCCCTGCAGCTTAGTCAGTTTTTTGCCATCTATCTATCTCGTCATGCACCCAACCTGCCACCTTTGATTATGGAAATATATCACCTTGGATGTCACCTAAACTGCGTCACTTCTCCTGGTCATAATTAAAATGGCTGCTAGATGGTGTCTGTCACTCAAGCGTAACTATAGGTCATTTTGCTGGCTGAATTTTTTACCTatactgttgctgctgtaacaTTATAGTAATATACCTGTGTACTTGAGTATTAACTGTGTACTTGAGAGTATTAACTGTTCATTTTATCTCGTTTAATGATGCTTGTGTAGTGGATGGAGATCCTCATTTCATGATAGAGCTCCCAGACAAAGAGGACGCTCTTTGCTTTGACATCAGTGACAAACCAGGAACCATTTTCAACCTGGTCAGAGACCCGAAATCAGGTCAGCCCTGAGTCTTACTTATTCACgcagtctgtttttatttaagaagTATGGGAAGGGAAAACTAACCTGTCATTACTTTCAGGCTTCGTGGTGAACGGCCAAATTATTGGTAAGAAGAAAGTTGTACCAGATGGTAAAATCAACACCTACTTTGGGCGCTTTGGCATCACCCACCAGAATCTGGGGCTGAGGCTGGATGTGAGCACTCAGGACATCTCAGTCTTCCACAACGGCAAGCACATCAAGCTACTGTGGTCTGATACAGCGTCCATCAAGGAAACCAAGTGAGTAGCACTGCTTTACcacaaattaaagaaatatgaagttagaattaacaaaaacaaaaccaaactgaCATAATTAAATTCTCCACAACCTTGGCCCAGGAAAATGAGTTTCTTCAcatgcttttctgtgtttcttccaGTATGGACCTCCAGCTGACAAAGAACTGCAGCCTGACAGTCACGCTGAGACAATCAGTTAAATTTATGGTCATCAGACACAAAAAGGTGTGGAAGAGACGTCACAACCAACAAGACTACCTGGGTTTCTACACCCTGGACAGCCATTATTTGTCTGCTTCAGTTCACGGTCTGCTAGGTAGGAAAAGCTACAAATGAGAGCAAGTTTTCCATATTTTCCATATGTTTTGCTCAATCTTAAATTTTGAATAAATCAAAAGATATGAAGTGAGATGTTTACCTTCAGGTCAGTTCTACCATGGTGTTGAGTTTGAGGTGACAGACCTACAACCAGGTGAAGTCCACGGAAAACCAAACGCCACCATGTATGTGAAGGGACAAACACTCCATGTGACCAGGTGCACTTCAAGTCTTATCAAGTTTACACTCACATACTGCACGTGagcatttgtttttacatatactgtacatacacctCATCTTTGGTTTGCTCTCCTTCGCAGACACTGGCAGAAGGACTTCAGCTGGGATGTGAAGAATGGGGAAAATATTCCCTGCTGGTTTGTTAATAACAGTGGAATGGGCCTTGTGGATGGAGGAGCCTCTGATTACATTGTGTCCGACCTTTTTATGACTGTCTGAATCTTTTGAATTTTATACAACAGTGAAATTTCACTGTGGACACATAGCACATCATTTTGCTGTTGCCCAGTGAGAGATAGCTGATAGTAGCGAGctacaaatatacaaacacacatgcagaagcAAACATAACAAAACTTTTTCGAGGATGTGAGTTTTTTTGAACATTGTATGACTCAAACAGAGCAGGGGCATCACCACTCATTTAAAAATTAGCTAGTCATTACTTAGTAAGCATAGCTGAatattacttttaatatttaactctctctctatttctctctctctctcaactttttttcaatcaatcaacgAAAACTTAATGTCCACCTTCTACCAGTTCTGCAATGTCTTTGATGCAACaattttaaaggaccagtgtgtagtctttagtggcatctagtggtgaggctgTAGATTGCAACCCAATTAATTACCCCCAAGGTTTGTGCTTGTTGTGAAAGTTCAGTAGTTATCCTCTAATTACATGATTTTTTATAACTGCATGGTTTGTTGTGGATAATCACTACACAAAATTACAGGTCATTCATATGATCAAAACTCATAAAAGTGTTTGCTGATGTCAACAGCTGATGTAAAGTTGTACCAACTGTATGCTTTATATGCTTTCCAGCCAGCCACACAACATTGCCTGATAACAGAGAAAGTAAAGATAACATAAAGTAtcagacataaaaaacacaagtatCTATAGATTCAGTCGGTAATTATTGCCTCAAGACCtatatatttttcaataaaaacaaataaaatcacaaattgtctaattttttcattcatattttgtacATCATAAAATGTACTTGCTTATTTTTAAGGGCAGCATCACACTTGGTTATACATGATAGCCCCTCAAAATGGCCAATTGCAGCTTTGTCCCATTATGGTGCA
It encodes:
- the LOC133977366 gene encoding inter-alpha-trypsin inhibitor heavy chain H3-like, producing MPARWTVLLLWVCVCIWLPAQTQGALVISRRDARMQETKEDVDTRSIKKRSTKSADLVEVYSVRIICAVTSRFAHTVMTSKALNKATTSQEIFFEVELPKTAFITNFSMEIDGQEYVGEVKEKEKAKKQYEKAVSSGQTAGLVKASGRKMEKFSVSVNIASQSNVSFILTYEELLQRKLGQYEILTRVNPKQPVQEFQIVADIYEPQGIAFVEASGTFFSNELLPLVEKIVTDTKAHISFSPTLEQQRKCAGCEGTMIAGDFIIKYDVKREKSLGEIQIVNGYFVHFFAPPDLPRVPKNVVFVIDRSGSMSGRKISQTREALVAILKDLHEQDHFALILFDDKIVTWKESLTKAIKKNVADAIAYVNELRTKGSTNINGAVLKAVKMLKNDRKQKKLPERSVDMIILLTDGMPNHGLSDLPTIQENVRSAIGGKLSLFCLGFGNDVDYSFLDVMSKQNKGLARRIYEASDAAVQLQGFYKEVSSPLLLEVDLNYPDNTVDFLTKNHYSHLFNGSEIVVAGKLSGNDLDNFLVEVYGRGPDDEFQVQGKASVVNWDVIYPQQQYIFGNFTERLWAYLTIQQVLENRDIGTQQEKENNTAKALDMSLRYSFVTPLTSMVVTKPETENGTESTLIANKLTEDQRQKAERHTGSSAKAASSHSQFDVDGDPHFMIELPDKEDALCFDISDKPGTIFNLVRDPKSGFVVNGQIIGKKKVVPDGKINTYFGRFGITHQNLGLRLDVSTQDISVFHNGKHIKLLWSDTASIKETNMDLQLTKNCSLTVTLRQSVKFMVIRHKKVWKRRHNQQDYLGFYTLDSHYLSASVHGLLGQFYHGVEFEVTDLQPGEVHGKPNATMYVKGQTLHVTRHWQKDFSWDVKNGENIPCWFVNNSGMGLVDGGASDYIVSDLFMTV